The Alosa alosa isolate M-15738 ecotype Scorff River chromosome 3, AALO_Geno_1.1, whole genome shotgun sequence nucleotide sequence tactttaggcctaactaggctatttgatcatgtagtctatgtttggatcataggcatgatgattcattcatggcttcataaaatatcaacatcatgttgcttttagagtattctaccattggcccaagtagtgtaaaataaatctaaaaaaattagtagaattgcacatagcacatatcaagaagctggtctgagggcagatctggcattgtgctcatctcacagttttgacaattttaatcaaacaatattttgaaaacaatcaatggtattatcttaatattctggcaagtttaacatatgatggtcgaaagtgggccagaggtggcgatccgatatctggaaatctgatttcactatgggtttgtgttcacaatttggtccccctcactttcaaaatatctccctGCGCCcctgtctggaatagactttccaaaattctatgatattccagaaattccatgacccctGAGAACCATgactcaaccacttcccccgcccacatttttcctactggttcTATTCCAAGTCCGAACCCCAGTATGCCACTGCTGCCCTTGGTTGAGCTCCGCTCTCCCATGCACACATCCATGGCTGAAATGCCCTATAAGCCCtcattgctccccgagcgccgcaaggttgtttgttattgtgtttccttgccttcctactatgtaaagcaaccttgggtttgagaaaggcgctatataaaataaacttattattattattattaatctcACTCTGTGTTCACCGTTTGCTCTGTgcgttcactaattcactgatgggatatgcagagaccaaattccttgtatacgcaagaaggcctaggcctacttggccTACCTGATTTACTCTGGTTAAGAGCATTCTCACACTGGAGATGTTAGCAAAAACAGACACCAGACACCAGGCATCCGCGTACTCCGTCTCGCCTGTAGGATGCAGCCCAGAACAAGAAAAAAGTTCCGTGTCTGGCACAGTGTTCACCTGCAGTGACTCCAGAGCCTGTTTcacttcctccacctcctcctccttctgctgAATTAGACACCGGTTGTCCTCCTTCATCTCTAACAACGTTTTCTGTGGGTAGATTTACACAATGTATAAAATAGCTTAGGCAAAAAATTCCCATTAGCAAAACACAAATTTGACTTTCAGAAACAGTTCCTTACAGACCATCTTTAGCAAGCGAAAGCGACATTCCTGAGCTGTAACTTGCTGTTAAACTTTAACGAAGTTATAAGGCTGTTTTGTACACGAAAatactgtttgttttgttttgttgccaagCACATGTTTAATCTGACTGAAAGGGTGAAACAGAGAACACTAACCTGCTTTTCAGTTCGTTCTGCTATCGCGGAGACGGTTTTATGCCCGTCGTGATCATCCATTGAGCAGAGCAAACAGATCAGCTCCTCATCTGTGCGGCAAAATACTTCAATGATTTTGTAATGTTGGGAGCATATCCTCTGTTGTATCTTTGTGACATTCACTAATATGTGCTTTTTTAAGCAGGCCACTTCATAGTGAGGCTGGATGTGAACTTCACAGTAAGATCCCATGCACGTAAGACACGACTTGCTGGCTTTCTCTTTTGTCTCAGTGCAAAAATCGCACTCCACATCATTTGCTCCAGTACAGCATACAACCTTATCGTCAGAATGGATTTCAGTTTTCTTCAGCTTCTCCACCACTTCGGTCAGCATTGTGTTTCTACCCAGTACAGGCCTTGGGGTGAAAGGCTCCCTGCACTGGGGGCAGCTGTAAACACCCTTCTGGTCTTCTTGATCCCAGCAGCCAGTAATGCAGGTCAAACAGAAACTGTGTCCACAGGGAACAGTCACTGGGTCCTTCAGTAGATCCAGACAGATTGGACAGCTGAACTCGTCCTGAAATACCGAAGCGCTGGCCATTTCACCTGCTCATAGACACACGTGTAGGCAGCTGGTTACAAAAGTCAGTAAGGTTTCGTTTCATCAAAAGTGGGAGTGTGTTTATTCTTCGTGGACGCAACTCTTAAAGGCACAGATCAAAAGATAGTCCAGATAGTCTAATAATGCAATGATattattataggcctacaaatctgCTCAACACAAAAATCTAGGTTAGTCTGATTTTATCTTCACATCTCACCCACAGCctagtggttctcaaagtgtggagGGGGAATAgcgacatgacaggtggggcatGAAGccgggttttgttttgttgacaggtttgtttaatctttaaaaaaaaatcatctttttgcCTATTGAAGATTGTAGATgatgtatgtaaatgtaaatgaaacAGCCACAAACAAACTAGAAACAGTCCAATATATACattaaattataattattatggctattaattctgactATGGgtcacctatgaagtagatctggtaaaaaaaagtttaatcaccattccatatcaatgcttgtAACTAtagcagagccggacagtaacggagtacatttacttgagtacagtacttgagtacaattttgagggatctgtactttactcaagtaggcctatcatttttggggagtactctaATGAGtaatgactttactcaagtacatttgagaggcaaatattgtactctttactccactacatttctatccataactgtgagtacccgttactacttctaaaaaaaaggaaaaaataaaaatctcggaaaccctcaatttgttgtttccctctcaaacgtgattggattgtgcaggtgcAACTGAtcgggacagcctatcagcaatcaccttcagctttccgccaaagtcaactccatggtcagaccatggacgaaacaatggatgaagacgcagcaggtccatcccgagaatgtgccaacctgtggccccacctcgccagactatttcaattttctgaacaagttaatgatagttttcgttTTGAGTGTtttaattacaaaatagtattttgtatttgaaatatgtatttcaaataggctacatgtattagaaatactgcccatccctggcaacatggtaaaaagatgaaaatgacttgattttacttccaattcattttacattctccaaggtataaacactaacatttttcataactccatgtaggacgtttctgtacataaatgtaagcactgtggcagtagtaatgcaatatttagaaaatgtaggctactcttgtactcttaatactcaagtacttttaaaaacaagtacttcagtacttttacttaagtagacatctgactgttgtacttttacttgtacttgagtaaaatttagcaaagggtatctgtacttttactcaagtaatgatgCTGtatactctgtccgcctctgaacTATAGCAACTATAGTAGGACGAAggttgagcctggaagcaggcttcgcaacaatggaatcaactgtaaacaagctaactgtccacaGGTATCACTGTTAGGGCCAAATAAAGgtgtacaacaaactgaactgaacaaaCTGAAGTCGCCTAaagcatgactattgcctatagtggcaaccAGGTGAAAAGTGGGATAACGGACTTCGAAGTGTAGGCCTACCGTTAAGCCGGGTTCACATTATGCGTTATGCACTGCGCTCGCCGCTAGGTTAGGCTATATGGTTGACGTAACGTCCCAAAGATTTTTGTCGCCAGGCTCAAAATAAAATATCTGTGATTTACAGCCCGCCGTGGTCAAAGTTCATTATGGTTAAATTTCGACCATGGCACGCACAAGATGCAAAATGCTGCTTGCTTTGCTCAGTGGCAGGCCAGTTGTTACTCGCTCAAGCCattgaaaactagatgtaccgcagagcggtacaaaatatgaccaccacccagtccagcacattttttccacaaaaataaatcacgctgaaaggcctatatgattctaactgtctcactaaattgcattatccacactcaattcccactggtatctgctagacaacaagtaccaaaacatgattagttcatagatttcacatgtaaaattcattttatacaaccccacccccatcttgcctgttcataattctgagaaattcttgggtgcatgcgtgcgtgtacatgtttatgtttatgtgtgtgggtgtgtgtgtgtgtgtgtgtgtgcgtgcttgtgtttgtgggtgtgtgtgtgtgtgtgtgcgtgcttgtgtttgtgcatgcatgcgtacatatgtctactgtgtaagtatgtgtcatacgtaggattactgtgaatgtatgtgtgtgcgtgtgtatctgtttatgcacatgtgtgcacatggaatgggttaagatgacccctggaggcaaacatacggaaaaaattggtcatcctaggccctacggttctcaagatattcacagaaaactgtttctgccctaccctcctttcggggggtccagtccagcgggggggctacagatcaaaatgaaaaacgatggttccatgctatccatgtggggttacatgcccaccaagtttcgtgtaccccggtctttcagtgtcccgggaatccttgttggtgtacggtcactaaatgtacacataaattattttattgtaaggcccccccatgaacgaaagttcacgaaacttggcatgcattcggagggtgtcataatgatcctacactttcaatttcgtgcagttttgaccatgtcagccagagatattgtgatgaaaacaccaaattttttgctttttaatttttaactaggtggcgctatacatgaaataagtggtaatgggataggttgacatgtccccttaagaccaacatacaaaaaaacggtggacctcctaggccctacggttctcgagatattcacagaaaactgtctccggccgcCTACAGGCCAGGTGgggtatagtaacataaattaatttattgtgtagccccccatgaacggaattccacgaaacttggcgtgcattcagagggtgtcataatgatcctacacttccaatttcgtgcagttttgactatgttaggtcataGATACCTGCGTTttcaacacctcatttttacttttttggtgGACTCGCTGGTATTTGGACTTGGACTTGTCTCCGCCTCTGCCTCTGGTCTTGCCAAATATGGCTTTTGGTCTCGACCAAGTCCAGGTGTCTTTATTATGTTTATAATAATATTGGAGGGAAAGGGGAATGGCTATACTTACAAATCCTGGGTGTTGTCAAACTGTTTTTGCTTTTAGATCAACAAATAATAACCCAAAATGATTTGTCTTGATACTATCATGCATAAGAAAAGTATGTCATaacgtttttatttttttatttgaacttAATTTTGAATCTTTAggtgtgagtgcttgtgtgtgcgggATGGGGTTGGGGGGCAGCGTCCATAGTTACATGTGAAGGGGGGGTTCTTAGGGGAAAAAGGTTGGGAATCACTGGTCTATACAGTAGCTCTTttctatttaattttttttgctgGAGATTCAAATGGAATGCTGCCACTCAGTTCGCTTTTGCCACTCAGTGATAATAACCAAGATGACTTATGCTGccacatgtgtgcatattgaACATTATATCTTCAGAATGTCTTGCCATGGAAGTAAATTACACATTCACAATCAGACATTTGTTGTGGTTTGGCAGTTTTGCCCCAACAATGTCCCGACCTGCTACAGCAACTTGCTTAGTCTTACAAGCGATGCCACCTGCTCACAGTGTGGCAGAAGTATTGTTCACCCTATGAAGACTTTACTGTATGTGCCaataaaatgattttggaaatgttatttgaAGGTAAAAATAACTCTTTAGGGCTACTTTAAGCTTGGATATTGatgagtcagctcaatgctcccacCTTCCACAAGGATAGTTCAAGCATGAGAACTTTCCTTGTTGACAGActtctgtgtcaaatcagataagatTGTTGCTGCAGTCTCTGATTTTGTTCTAATCTTTTCTATATCATGAATAGCTCCCAAAACATAACTAATTATGTTCATATCCTGTCTTCATATTATTTTCAGTCCTtgaaattacttcagttttacaACCTGAAATTACACATTATCTGGGAAGCAATGTTTGGACAATCGTTGGACAAACTGTCTGCGGCCTCCATTGAATTTAAGCCCCAGTAGCCTACACTGAAGACAGTAAAGCATGGTGGTGCTCAATTCATGTTGGGATGTTTCTCATACTGTTGGACCTATTTATTGCACACCAGAGATCATGGAAGTTTCAATACATCAAAATATTTGAAGAGGTCATGTTGTCTTATGCTGAAGAGGAAATGCCTTTGAAATGGGTGTTTCAACAAGACACTCCAGTAAGCGAGCAAAGTCTTGGTTCCAGACTAACAAGATTGACGTTATGGAGTGGCCAGCCCGAtccccagacctcaatcctataGAAAACGTGTGGGGTGACATCAAAAATGCGGTTTCTGAGGCAAAACCCATGCAAAGGAATTGTGGAATGTAGTTCAATTGTCCTGGGCTGTTCACAGGTGCGAGTAGTTGGTCGACTCCATGCAACACAGATGTGAAGCAATTTTCAGAAATAATGGTAATGCAACTAGATattcagcctggaaggatacttaaaccctaactatttccttgtctagttagagcagctgatggatctttaggtgaagtcatgctgtctctcccttgatgcgcatcattgtaaataaactttgttcctgatttttcatactattggtctgactgggtctctattaaatctatggtatcaaaattaccatcacatATAACAACATAAAGTGCATTATTTTGATTATGTCATACCCAGTAGCCACCCATTTCCCTGTAGTGCTATTGATACTAAACAATTTctcaaatattttattattccaGAACAACTTTAGAAAACAAATGGAGATAAAGGACAACAAATATCTTTAAAACTGTCCAAAAAGCAAGATCTGCCTCATGATGCTTTTGAATGCATGTAACAGTTTGCTTTAGAATTTAGCATGTGATGCATTAGAGGACCAGCTCGATCTCATAGTGCTCTGCCATCCACTGATTCCACTCAGGAAAATCAACCAGTATGTATCCATGTGAGCTGAACGCTATGGGAACAGGGGAGAGATGTTCAACATGATTAGTACTAATCATAGTCACAATCAAATACCAGGATTAAAGCGTCACACTCAGACTGAAAACTTTCAAAAAATATCAAAAGAACACCATGAGGGACTCACATGTTATCACTCCCACACTTTTGTGAGTGACGCCTCCCCATCCCCCATGCGTTGGCTTTTGAACAGAAGCCTTCACTCGGACTCTGTCCCCAATCCTGAGGACCAGCTTGATTTCAAAGGGATCTGCCTTCCACTGTTTCCACTCAGGAAAATCAACCAGTATGTATCCATGTGAGCTGAACGCTATGGGAACAGGGGAGAGATGTTCAACATGATTAGTACTAATCATAGTCACAATCAAATACCAGGATTCGGCAGCACACTCGTTCATGCCTGTGGCCTGGCTTAGCCAGACTCAAATTCtcatcagaatttgagtctggcaTCACACCCTTTGGACTTGATTATGGGGCGTTTCACCCTATAGGGGGGAAAATCCCCCTGCATTTGATTGGCCCAAACTCCTGTGATTCAGTCATAGAGACGTCTCAATAAACTGACTCTAGATTGAATTTCCCAAACTCAAATTTTGATGGCAGGGTCAATTCGGGCTAGCTTCCGATCATGCTTCAAAAAACTCTAGACAAATATCAAAAGAACGTGGAGGAATGCACACCCAAATAGAGGTGCTGGCCAGGAAGTTATCAAtttaaaaaacagagcacactCTGATCTTGATAAATGTACCCTACTGGTCAAACCTAGAAATGTCCATTCTACTcaattatagacagaataccagctgagatcagttgcattgttttttttaatcagggcagcagttttcagattacattatgtgcttacataattgcaaaagggttcttttAAAATagtatcagattagtaaacagaatgtgcctttggaactttggatgaatggttgctgataatgggcaatgtagatattgcattaaagataagccatttctttctacaacagttgaGGACCCCTTTCCCTTCTATAGCTGATATTCTGTcaataatggagtggaatggaaatttctaagtgtccCCTAAGTGACTGAGGTCGGTCATTAATACATTTATCAAGATATCAGAGTGTGTGGCTACtctgttttttaaaatataaaacgAACACCATGAGGGCCTCACATGTTATCACACCCAAACTTTTGTGAGTGACGCCTCCCCATCCCCCATTCTTTGGCTGTTGAACAGAAGCTCTCACTTGGACTCGATCCCCAATCCTGAAACCTATGACAGGAAGAGAAGCAGAAGTTGTTACCACTGACCAGCTCAGAGAATTATCTGCTGAAATACTGATAGaacattattattaattattgttgttgttttataaACACCATTGTAGTGTACAGAGGTTTAATTAAGGAGCATGAGGCTCAGGCAGTGAGTGTAGTGTAGACTATTCTGTCCCActcccgcattaatgtgtcatttttagtcccacTCCCGtccgcatctgtaacatgatgtcccgctcccgcccgctacagcccgcatgcaggagggatagcctattcaggggagagggagagggagaaggttaACTGGAGCACATAGAGATTGCAGTGCACAGCAATAGACAAACGTTTTGACACGGTGTCTTCGTCAGAGTCCATCCAGTGGGTGATGTTACACCTCGTAaacctctctccttctgtggTGTCAACTGCCCTATCAAGTGCCTGGCGGTGATGAAAGTGTGTTGTGTGAACATCACATTCATAATTTATGAATTTATTTACACAGATGCCTCACCTGGATTGAACTTCGACATcgtttgttttatttccatgagGGCTGGTCCCTTAATTTCAGTAAAGGACAAATGTGGCGTTGAAGTCACACTGGAGAGGATCTCGAACTGAGGTGAAGTGAGGGAAAAGCTCTGGAGGGAAAGACAAACCACTAAACACATGTGCAGTATGTGTATAAGGAATCTGTAAGGATTCAGTTGCATATCTTAAAGACATAGTATCTTAACTATGCACAGGGCCATGTACAAGCATTAGTGCTGGTATCTGCAGTTGATGAACACCATAAATGCGTTTTTTAGACTATACAAATGTGAAATTTAGAAATCAGGGCTCCGACTCTTTTCAAGAGATAATTTTTCAACAATGAAAGCTAGAAGCTGACAGAAATCACTAATATTTTCCTCCATGAGGCATGCCTCATGGCCCCACAAAAGGCCAACCATTTCTAATGTAGCAAAGGGGCAGAGAAGTCAACCAACCTAGCCTTGAACCTAGGTCTCCAAAGTAAAAGTATACTCGTTTGATCCTgcaagggaaatttggtctctgcatttatcccaacccatgaattagtgaaacacactcagcacacagtgaacacagcgaggtgaagcacacactaatcctaaagcagtgagctgcctgctagctcggggagcagcgaggagttaggtgccttgctcaagggcacttcagccctggatgtgggcatgggagagcagtgctcaaccacttcccccgcccacatttttcctactggtcggggatcgaaccggcaacccttcggttacaaacccgaagccctaaccagtaggccacggctgccccttgtAGTACAGttgagaggtcagaggtcagagtgAATGCTCTGCCACTCCGCTACACTCAACATAATGGAGTGCTGCCAATTCAAAAATATCCTGAACAATTGAGCCCTTTCAGATGGTTAATATTAGTCAACAGTTTTCCCGGTTAACCAGGACGTTGAGGGTTTCAACCACAAGATCACCCTCGGCCTTCACATAACAATTCTAATTGGTACTGAATCTGCAACCAATAATTTGTATTATGTATTCCATCATGAAGGCTTTCCCCCAAAAAAATCCATGATTATGTGGGCATGAAGAAATCATCATTATGATTTTCGCTTACAGGCCAACATTGTAGCTTATGATTTGAGGGTTGATGATTTTACCTGCAGAAAATCAATAGGATCCTCCTTCTGTAGAAGTTCCTCAATCTCAGCATTACTGCTCTTCAGTTTAGTGATCTCCAACTCCAGTTGCTCAAGCAGTTCTTCAGCTCGACTCACCTCTGCCCTCTCCTGAGCTCTGATCGACTCGGTCACCTCAGAGCGCTTTTGCTCCATGAAGCTGATCAGCTCAGTGAACATCCTCTCTGAGTCCTCAACAGCTTCTTGTGCAAAGGCCTGTtaacaagacagacagaaatagaCAATCAGCTAGTTTTCTAGTAATTTTATAGTGCAGTCATTCTGGATCTTTTTTTGAGATTGAGAACCACTCACTCATCCCATGagggtcattctgtgtcaaatcacCCAGTGGCTGACAGTTGACCCTCTCCAAAAacaggtgtttgtagaccaAATCTATGCATAGATCTTAAATAGTATATCTGTATAACTAATCGTTGGAAAACTACAGCCCTTTGAAACTTCAAGTCATTATAAGTATCGTGGTGAACAATCACTTTTTGTTCAACACACATTAGTGAAACTATGTGAATAGAAGTACATTTTCctgttgaattaaaaaaatccaATCGGATCAGACGTATCTTGTGTAATTTCCCCTCTGCAAAGCTCTGAAAATGGCTATAACATTCATTATgtgaaaagacatcatcacctCTGAGGGCTTCTCATTCAAAAAGTATGTGACACAAATTCATCAGATTTTTTTCCCACTTATATTTAGGATTATAAGGTCCATGCATTAACTTTGGTTGTTATCATTATCATATTTtcagagcatttttttttttaaattgggcTTGATTTTCAAAAAGCCCGTTTTCATCTTCTCATTTCACCACGTGGACAGTTAGCAGGATTCTTTGCTGCACATATCCAATCTAAACACACAGTTTATGGTTCATAGTTGAATTGCTTCAAATAATTATTGCAGCATGAACAACATACTACACATAAATAAATCTTATTTAGAGAAAATAAACTGACCAAGTAAATTATACACATGGACTGACTGGTCAGCATAATTGCCATCTTTGTAACGAGTTTTCTACACCAGACAGTTGGCTCCAGCCCAGGTTTCTGCTCCTCTCTAACCAGTctataccctggaaatccagagttctcgcgagagcacaatggaattgtctctgcgagacactctggcaaagagcaatgatgcacattactttttccccttgcattccggggaaccagctaaactgatgaagacagcgctgcaacgttggaggacagtacacactGGTCGTAGTGTTATTCGATTGTGTCGaggtccgaaatcattcagagtaaacatggtctagtgttatccaattgcgtgcagtgagatttttaaatgcatgcttgttgccgcccctcgagttgggccattacattgctctttgccagacccttaatctttctagattatcagggtctgtaTTTTCCAGGCTAATCAGTctacagcagtggttctcaaactttttctgtcactACCCAGTTTGAAGGTGGGGAActttcaagccccacctgaccccatcaacCTGGTAAAATGGTAACGTCAAAATACTATCATTACTATCAATACAACgttatatttgttttgtttctttatatGTTCTTCCCATGTCtgtgtggttttgtttgttCGGTGGGAGATGCTGTGAAGTTGAACCACAAGCATTTGCAAGGTGACTAAACAGCTTATATGCTATGTTGAAGTTAAACAGTATCATTACCTTTAGAGTTTGCAGGGCCTGTTTGACCTCTTgcagctccttctctctctgctggatGTGTGTCTTGTTTTTCATCTTCGTTCCATGCAACTTTGTCTATGGATagaggcacacacaccaacacaaagtAATTTGtccataaatattttatttatagcgTATTCCTAATTTGAGTCAGTTAATCATTCAATGATTTACACTAGCAGCACTGTTAATTTCTCCccttaatattataatatcaaagggagaaatgaacagtgctgctagtgtgtgtagcctaccaCAGTTGTTGGGTTGGCAGTTTACTCTAGCCTAGACTAGTTTATCACTgattaaagtaggctatcaattCCTTGAATGTGTATACAAA carries:
- the LOC125292389 gene encoding E3 ubiquitin/ISG15 ligase TRIM25-like isoform X2, which gives rise to MASASVFQDEFSCPICLDLLKDPVTVPCGHSFCLTCITGCWDQEDQKGVYSCPQCREPFTPRPVLGRNTMLTEVVEKLKKTEIHSDDKVVCCTGANDVECDFCTETKEKASKSCLTCMGSYCEVHIQPHYEVACLKKHILVNVTKIQQRICSQHYKIIEVFCRTDEELICLLCSMDDHDGHKTVSAIAERTEKQKTLLEMKEDNRCLIQQKEEEVEEVKQALESLQVSAQAAVEETDRIFTELISFMEQKRSEVTESIRAQERAEVSRAEGLLEQLELEITKLKSRDAEMEKLQPIEDPVDFLQSFKLHLTSTSEDFPKVTFEPEFSFSKILKEVSPYLREKTIEFLQEIHEVSGFMKGDMVKLKTPETINKTCPRITYNTCGYKHRYDITVGGVGVVSALTGTCLTVNFPDHSGWKGSSSELELVLAIH
- the LOC125292389 gene encoding E3 ubiquitin/ISG15 ligase TRIM25-like isoform X3 — encoded protein: MASASVFQDEFSCPICLDLLKDPVTVPCGHSFCLTCITGCWDQEDQKGVYSCPQCREPFTPRPVLGRNTMLTEVVEKLKKTEIHSDDKVVCCTGANDVECDFCTETKEKASKSCLTCMGSYCEVHIQPHYEVACLKKHILVNVTKIQQRICSQHYKIIEVFCRTDEELICLLCSMDDHDGHKTVSAIAERTEKQKTLLEMKEDNRCLIQQKEEEVEEVKQALESLQVSAQAAVEETDRIFTELISFMEQKRSEVTESIRAQERAEVSRAEGLLEQLELEITKLKSRDAEMEKLQPIEDPVDFLQSFKLHLASTSEDFPEVTFESGFSFSEIMKAVIPSLREKRKEFHQEVLKVTGFIKGDMVKLKTPETIMKNCSYVGSFTSTCGYSHSCHMGVACWWCGCGIRFDRDRFDDC
- the LOC125292389 gene encoding E3 ubiquitin/ISG15 ligase TRIM25-like isoform X1 → MASASVFQDEFSCPICLDLLKDPVTVPCGHSFCLTCITGCWDQEDQKGVYSCPQCREPFTPRPVLGRNTMLTEVVEKLKKTEIHSDDKVVCCTGANDVECDFCTETKEKASKSCLTCMGSYCEVHIQPHYEVACLKKHILVNVTKIQQRICSQHYKIIEVFCRTDEELICLLCSMDDHDGHKTVSAIAERTEKQKTLLEMKEDNRCLIQQKEEEVEEVKQALESLQVSAQAAVEETDRIFTELISFMEQKRSEVTESIRAQERAEVSRAEGLLEQLELEITKLKSRDAEMEKLQPIEDPVDFLQSFKLHLTSTSEDFPKVTFEPEFSFSKILKEVSPYLREKTIEFLQEIHEVSGFMKGDMVKLKTPETINKTCPRITYNTCGYKHRYDITVGGVGVVSALTGTCLTVVDFPDHSGWKGLSSKLELVLAIH
- the LOC125292386 gene encoding E3 ubiquitin/ISG15 ligase TRIM25-like isoform X1; this encodes MAFIPVSQDEFNCCVCLDLLRDPVTVSCGHSFCLNCITGCWNQEDQKGVYSCPQCRETFTPRPVLRRNTMLTEVIEKLKKTELQSDGKAPFYAGPGDVECDFCIGRKHKATKSCLTCMGSYCEVHIQPHYEVTCLKKHKLVNAISQLQGKICSQHDRIIEVFCRTDKKLICMLCLLNDHNGHKTVSAAAEWAENQTKLHGTKMKNKTHIQQREKELQEVKQALQTLKAFAQEAVEDSERMFTELISFMEQKRSEVTESIRAQERAEVSRAEELLEQLELEITKLKSSNAEIEELLQKEDPIDFLQSFSLTSPQFEILSSVTSTPHLSFTEIKGPALMEIKQTMSKFNPGFRIGDRVQVRASVQQPKNGGWGGVTHKSLGVITSFSSHGYILVDFPEWKQWKADPFEIKLVLRIGDRVRVKASVQKPTHGGWGGVTHKSVGVITSFSSHGYILVDFPEWNQWMAEHYEIELVL